In the Chloroflexota bacterium genome, one interval contains:
- a CDS encoding amidohydrolase — MPTKELVISADSHVNVPHEDWATRLPAKYKSRAPKVEKTPEGDVVVFEGKRTPLQGLAAMAGRDPRDFSDRIKETNARPGGWDPNKRMKDQDMDGVAAEVLYGGGPPGQSDDIPFRFELYRAYNDWLADFCKAQPKRLFGIGFVPIFEIEGAISELKRIKQLGHVGAVLPTTQNIKPYGDPYWDPLWKTAVDLGFPLHFHAREGITVRGERLPYEGMPKTGAWLSIGAITQFHLAAELLWSGLYERFPKLRLGHIEGNVGWIPYMLERCDQVFERHRFWTKAVITTKPSEQWRRNCFASFIVDHIGVQVRQWVGVDNFMWSSDYPHSDTSWPDSQKGIESMFKGVPKQDREKILAKNAVKLYHLPY; from the coding sequence ATGCCGACAAAAGAACTTGTGATCTCCGCTGACTCCCATGTCAACGTCCCCCATGAAGACTGGGCAACCCGCTTGCCTGCGAAATATAAGTCTCGCGCGCCTAAGGTGGAAAAGACCCCGGAAGGCGATGTCGTCGTCTTTGAAGGCAAGCGCACCCCCCTCCAGGGCCTGGCGGCCATGGCCGGCCGCGACCCGCGAGACTTTAGCGACCGCATCAAAGAGACCAACGCGCGCCCAGGCGGCTGGGATCCCAACAAGCGCATGAAGGACCAGGATATGGATGGCGTGGCGGCGGAGGTACTCTACGGCGGCGGGCCTCCCGGCCAGTCCGATGATATCCCCTTCCGTTTTGAGCTTTACAGGGCCTATAACGATTGGCTTGCCGATTTCTGCAAAGCCCAGCCCAAGCGGCTCTTCGGCATCGGCTTCGTCCCCATCTTTGAGATTGAAGGCGCCATCTCCGAATTGAAGCGCATCAAGCAGCTGGGCCATGTTGGGGCCGTGCTTCCCACCACGCAGAACATCAAGCCCTACGGCGACCCGTACTGGGACCCGCTATGGAAGACCGCGGTTGATCTGGGCTTCCCCCTCCACTTCCACGCTCGCGAAGGCATCACCGTCAGAGGCGAAAGGCTGCCGTACGAAGGCATGCCCAAGACCGGCGCCTGGCTCTCCATCGGTGCCATTACGCAGTTCCATCTGGCGGCGGAACTCCTCTGGTCCGGCCTCTATGAGCGCTTCCCCAAGCTCCGCCTGGGCCACATCGAAGGGAATGTCGGCTGGATCCCATACATGCTGGAGCGCTGCGACCAGGTCTTTGAGCGCCACCGCTTCTGGACCAAGGCCGTCATCACCACCAAGCCCAGCGAGCAATGGCGCAGGAATTGCTTCGCCAGCTTCATCGTAGACCACATCGGCGTCCAGGTGCGCCAATGGGTGGGCGTGGATAACTTCATGTGGTCCTCTGACTACCCCCATAGTGACACCTCGTGGCCTGACTCCCAAAAGGGCATCGAATCTATGTTCAAGGGCGTGC